The DNA region CCAAAAAAGTATATTTATATCGGGAGAAAAAATGGAGCCAGAATTATTGAAAATTTTAAAAGAGCATATATCAGAACAGGCAAGACCACAGGGGAGACAGTATAGTTTGCCGGTAATAATGTTTTTATCGATAATAGCTATATTAATGGGAGCAAAGAATCCAATAGAGGTATATAAATGGATGAAAGCAAACGCTAAAAGGAAGGAGATAAAAAAATTACTAGGAGTAGAGTTTATACGAATACCTGGGAGATCAAGATTATA from Hydrogenimonas thermophila includes:
- a CDS encoding transposase family protein codes for the protein MEPELLKILKEHISEQARPQGRQYSLPVIMFLSIIAILMGAKNPIEVYKWMKANAKRKEIKKLLGVEFIRIPGRSRL